CTGATCTGGGAGAGCACCTATCATTCGCTCTTCCTGCTCGCCCGGGGCTACTTGCTGGGCGTGCTCGCAGGAATCGTGACCGGAGTGTGCATCGGGTGGTTCCGCACGGCCCGCTACTGGGGCATGCCGGTGATGAAGATCGTGGGCCCGATCCCTGCCACCGCATGGATTCCGCTGGCGCTGATCCTTTCTCCTTCGGCAACGCTCTCCGCCATCTGCCTGATCGCGATCGCAGTCTGGTTTCCGGTGACGATGCTCACCGCCTCCGGAATCGCGAACACCCGCTCCTCCTATCTGGATGTGGCGAGGACCCTTGGCGCGCGTCCGTCCTATTTGATCTTCCGCGTGGCAATTCCGGCCGCGATGCCGAATATCTTCCTGGGTCTCTTCATGGGGCTCGGGGCCGCCTTCCTCACGCTGGTGGTGGCGGAAACGGTCGGCGTGAAATCCGGTCTCGGCTGGTATCTCGGCTGGGCGCGCGAGTGGGCCGAGTATGGCAAGGTATTCGCCGCCCTAGGGATCATGGCGATCTTCTTCTCGACAATCATGACCTGCCTCTTCGCCCTGCGCGACCGAGTCCTCGTTTGGCAGAAAGGAACGATCAAATGGTAAGCAGCCTCAATCCTGTCGCCGAAGGCGCCGCGCTGCGGGTCAATGGCGTGAGCAAGCGTTTCCTCTCGCCGGACCGTAGCGAATTCACCGCACTGGACAATGTTTCGCTCTCCGTGAAGGCGGGCCAACTTGTTTCACTGGTGGGACCCAGCGGCTGTGGCAAGTCCACCCTGCTCCGGATGATCGCGGGGCTGGAAACACCGGGGAGCGGCGAACTGCTGGTGGGCACGGAGAAGATCACGAAGCCCTGCGCCAGCCGCGGCCTGGTCTTCCAAGATCCGAATCTCTTCCCCTGGCTTACGGTCCGGAAGAATCTGCAAGCGGGACCCACTGCGCGTGGCGTGCGGAAAGACACGCGCCAAGAAGTGGACGAGTTCCTCCGCTTGGTGGGCTTGGAAAATTTCGCGGATGCGTATCCGCACCATCTCTCGGGCGGCATGGCACAGCGCGTCGCACTCGCCCGCGCACTGATCAATCATCCGCAGATCCTGCTGCTCGATGAGCCGCTGGGGGCGCTCGATGCCTTCACGCGGATGCGCATGCAGGACGAAGTGCTGCGCCTGTGGCAAGCACGCGGCACGACGATGGTCTTCGTCACCCACGACATCGACGAAGCGATCTACATGAGCGATTCGATCGTGATCATGACGCCACGTCCGGGCCGCATCGAGGAGATCATCCCGGTGGAGCTGGAGCGGCCGCGGGATCGCAGTTCGGCAGAGTTCCTGGCGCTGCGTGCTCGGATCCTGAAGATGCTGCACTTCGCGGGCGAGGAGCACTGAAGGCAATTCTCTCCTAAGGATCGGACGACCCGCGTGTCTCACCGGGATGAAGATCCGCGTGATACTCTCCGGCCTGCTGCTGAGCGCCTCCATCCACGGCGAAGGTGAGCCGCCTCCCCTGATCCGGCACACTTGGGCCGGGGCCCTGTCTCCTTTTACCAGCACGGAGACGAGCATCTCCACGAAAGGTGAGGTGGAGGTCAGGATCACCCCACGCCGAGGCGCGGTCTATTCCTACCGGACCTCCTTGTCCCTGCCAGAGCTCGAACAACTGGACTCCCAGCTTGATCTGTCCGGTTTCCTCGCCGAGACGCCCCCTCCCGTGGGAACAGCCGGGCTACCGGAGATCCCGGATCTGGGCATGAATACTCTCGAAATCACCCGGGCAGAGAAAAAGCGCATGCTCAAATTCCAGCGTGAGGAATCGCTCGAACCTCTGGTGCAGACGCTCCGTCTGTTGGTGGGGCAAGCCGTCGCAGTGAACGAGATCGAGACGGATGGCAATATCTACTCGGCCATTTCACGGCTTGGCAAAGACCCGGCACAAGTGCTGCAGCCTGGTCGCTTGAAGAAGCCGCTGACGAAATATATCGGGAGAACGGCAGACCGCCAGCACCTCGAATGGGCGCTGACCGGCCTGGCCGCTACCAGCACGCCGGAAGAATTCGCGGCGGTAGTCGCCACGGGACTCAAAGACGAGAAGCGCGGCGATCTGATGTCTAACGCAATCCCCTCAGCGCCCAAGGAGCACGAGGCCGCGCTCTGCCCTGTCCTGCTGGATTTCCTCGAGACCCACGACACCTTGCCGAAGCTCAGCAAGGAAAAGAAGTACGCGCTGGAGGCCTTCCCGCGACGACTCGGCGCCCAAGGCTACAAACCCGCGATCCCTTTTCTCATCGCGCGCCTCGAGCGCAGTGGCCAAGGGAAGCCACCTTCCGGCTCGGTCGCAGAACTGGCAGAAATGGGCGCGGAGGGAGTGCGGGCGGTGATTCCATTCCTCAATCGAGATGACGGGCAGCAGCGCTGCCGGGCAGTCGAGATCTTGGCGATCACCGCGGCGCTCGCACCAGGGAAACATCCCGCGCAATCCTATGACGAGGCGGAGTATGCGGAGATCCGCCCCCTCCTCCGGAAAATCCTGCCCCAGCTCACGACGATGGCCGGAAGCGATCCGGACCAGGCCGTGAAATACACGGTGGCGAGAGAACTCCACCGGATCCAAGAGGCCATCGAGCCCTAGATTGCGGACAGCATCTGAGGGATCAGTCCGGCAGGGCAAAGGCGACGTAGGCGTCCCCGCTTTTCGTGCCCATCTTGCCACCGCCGCAGGCGATGACGACGTATTGCCTGCCATTCACGGCATAAGTCGCGGGTGTGGCGTAGCCGCCGGCGGGAAGCTTCGCCTTCCAGAGTTCCCTGCCAGTCTCCCGATCAAAGGCGCGGATGTTCTCGTCACGGCTGGCAGCAATGAAGACAAGCCCACCCGCGGTGATCACCGGGCCACCATAGTTCTCGGTGCCGGTCTTCGGGATCCCTTTTTCCGTGAGCTCCGGATATTCGCCGAGAGGCACGGTCCACTTGTAGTCGCCGGTATTCAGATCGATCGCATGAAGGGTGCCCCATGGCGGCTTCACGGCGGGATAACCGGCGGGATCGAGGAAGCGATTGTAGCCGGTGGTGGAGTAAGGGAGTGAGCCAAGGGCATCGCTCCCCGGCTCTTCCTTGCGACCGGCATCGTTCACGGGTGCCGCGACACCGAAGAGGAAGTCGACGAGTTTTTCGCGCTGCCCATCCGAAAGGAAGGCGAAAGAGGGCATGACGTTCTTGCCGGTCTTCAGAAGGGTGTGGACGTCTTCCTTCTTCAGGCGCTGGGCTACATCTAACAGGGATGGCACATTCTGCGCGGGGTTCCCTTTCCGATCCGCTCCGTGGCAAGCCGCACAGATCTGCGCGAAGATGGCTTCGCCGGTGGCAGGACTCGTTCCGCCATCGGTCTGCTGCGGAACCATGGAAAGGATCCACGGCATCTCATTCGCATTCACATAGAGGATGCCATCGGGGTCGACCGCAGCCCCACCCCACTCCGCGCCGCCATCGAAGCCGGGGAAGATAACGGTGCCCTGGGTGCTAGGAGGAGTGAAGGGAGCGTGCCGCCGGACTTTCGCAAGTTGATCCAAGACCTGGCGGTTAGCATCCGGAGAGAGGTTGGTGGCTTCTTCGGCATCGAAGACCTGGCGGGCAAAGGGTGCTGGCTTGCTAGGGAAAGGTTGCGTGGGCCATGCGACTTCGCCTTGGAGATCGGAAGGCGGCACGATCTTTTCCTCGATAGGAAAGAGCGGCTTGCCGGTCTCGCGCTCGAAGAGGAACACGTGCGCGGACTTGGTGACTTGGGCGACCGCATCGATGCTGCGCCCCTCGTGTTTCACGGTGATGAGATTCGGCGGTGCGGGGAGATCTCGATCCCAGAGATCATGATGCACGAACTGGAAGTGCCAGACGTGCTTGCCGGTATTCGCGTCGAGGGCGATCAGGCAGTTTGCATAGAGGTTCTGGCCGATGCGATCGCCACCCCAGAAGTCAAAGGCAGCGGAGCCGGTAGGGCAGAAGATGAGGCCGCGCTTCTCATCGAGTGCGAAGCCGGTCCAGACGTTCGCACCGCCGACGGACTTGTGTGCATTTGGCGACCACGTTTCGTAGCCGGGCTCGCCGGGTTGGGGGATGGTATTGAAGCGCCAGACGAGTTCTCCGGTGCGGACATTGAAGGCACGGATGGGACCCGGAGCGGCAGGCGCAGGGCCTTCTCCAAGGCGCATGCCCATGATGAGGAGATCGCGATAGATCACGCCGGGGGTATTTGCCGCGAGGTAGAGATCCGCCGAGTCACGGCCGAGGCCTTCCTTGAGATTCACGGTGCCTTGCTTTCCGAAAGATGGGATGCGCTTCCCGGTCTTTGGGTCGATGGCGTGGAGGGAGTGATCGTTCGCGTAGAAGAGGCGGGATTCTTCGCCGGCATCCCAATAGACGAGGCCGCGGTTCACGCCGCCCTTGGTGAAGCCTTCCTTCGCGGGATCGAAGACCCACTTTTCTTCGCCCTTTGCGGCATCGATGGCGAAGAGCCTGAAGTCCGGAGAGCTTCCATACAGTACGCCATCGATCACGAGGGGATTGCACTGGATCTGGGAGCGACCTTGGGGATCCGCTCCACCGGAGGAGTAGCTCCAGACAGGGACCA
This portion of the Luteolibacter luteus genome encodes:
- a CDS encoding ABC transporter permease yields the protein MAESSSVAPAATEAIAATPALHKGWLAKIGFPVAVAIAYGIHTAISREEPVLETRNYSIFLAGLGGLGLLAAVLQFILPAFRRWMKDMWPILSAAVLLFAGFEIVTTGLRLLPLPYFPSPPKILQSAIDDRALIWESTYHSLFLLARGYLLGVLAGIVTGVCIGWFRTARYWGMPVMKIVGPIPATAWIPLALILSPSATLSAICLIAIAVWFPVTMLTASGIANTRSSYLDVARTLGARPSYLIFRVAIPAAMPNIFLGLFMGLGAAFLTLVVAETVGVKSGLGWYLGWAREWAEYGKVFAALGIMAIFFSTIMTCLFALRDRVLVWQKGTIKW
- a CDS encoding ABC transporter ATP-binding protein, with translation MVSSLNPVAEGAALRVNGVSKRFLSPDRSEFTALDNVSLSVKAGQLVSLVGPSGCGKSTLLRMIAGLETPGSGELLVGTEKITKPCASRGLVFQDPNLFPWLTVRKNLQAGPTARGVRKDTRQEVDEFLRLVGLENFADAYPHHLSGGMAQRVALARALINHPQILLLDEPLGALDAFTRMRMQDEVLRLWQARGTTMVFVTHDIDEAIYMSDSIVIMTPRPGRIEEIIPVELERPRDRSSAEFLALRARILKMLHFAGEEH
- a CDS encoding PQQ-binding-like beta-propeller repeat protein, whose product is MKCLSLLLVSATFASAADRDWPAYLGDKASTHYSELTRITPRNVAGLVPVWSYSSGGADPQGRSQIQCNPLVIDGVLYGSSPDFRLFAIDAAKGEEKWVFDPAKEGFTKGGVNRGLVYWDAGEESRLFYANDHSLHAIDPKTGKRIPSFGKQGTVNLKEGLGRDSADLYLAANTPGVIYRDLLIMGMRLGEGPAPAAPGPIRAFNVRTGELVWRFNTIPQPGEPGYETWSPNAHKSVGGANVWTGFALDEKRGLIFCPTGSAAFDFWGGDRIGQNLYANCLIALDANTGKHVWHFQFVHHDLWDRDLPAPPNLITVKHEGRSIDAVAQVTKSAHVFLFERETGKPLFPIEEKIVPPSDLQGEVAWPTQPFPSKPAPFARQVFDAEEATNLSPDANRQVLDQLAKVRRHAPFTPPSTQGTVIFPGFDGGAEWGGAAVDPDGILYVNANEMPWILSMVPQQTDGGTSPATGEAIFAQICAACHGADRKGNPAQNVPSLLDVAQRLKKEDVHTLLKTGKNVMPSFAFLSDGQREKLVDFLFGVAAPVNDAGRKEEPGSDALGSLPYSTTGYNRFLDPAGYPAVKPPWGTLHAIDLNTGDYKWTVPLGEYPELTEKGIPKTGTENYGGPVITAGGLVFIAASRDENIRAFDRETGRELWKAKLPAGGYATPATYAVNGRQYVVIACGGGKMGTKSGDAYVAFALPD